The following coding sequences are from one Anolis sagrei isolate rAnoSag1 chromosome 6, rAnoSag1.mat, whole genome shotgun sequence window:
- the VPS25 gene encoding vacuolar protein-sorting-associated protein 25: MMSFEWPWQYSFPPFFTLQPNVDTRQKQLTAWCSLALSYCRVNKLYTMTVAEAQESPLFNNWKLQRKLSLESILVVLEELRKKGNLEWLDKNKSSFLIMWRRPEEWGKLIYQWVSKNGLTNSVFTLYELSNGEDTENEEFHGLEESMLLRALQALQQEHKAEIITLDDGRGVKFF; encoded by the exons GTTACAGCCCAATGTGGACACAAGGCAGAAACAGCTGACCGCTTGGTGTTCCTTAGCCCTGTCTTATTGCCGTGTCAACAAGCTCTACACCATGACAGTCGCAGAAGCCCAGGAGAGCCCTTTGTTCAACAATTGGAAACTGCAGC GAAAACTCTCATTGGAATCCATCCTTGTTGTATTAGAGGAACTCAGGAAAAAAG GCAATCTTGAATGGCTTGACAAGAACAAATCTAGCTTTCTGATCATGTGGAGACGTCCAGAAGAATGGGGAAAACTCATCTATCAGTGG GTGTCAAAGAATGGACTTACCAACTCAGTTTTCACGCTATATGAACTATCCAATGGGGAGGACACAGAAAATGAAG AGTTCCATGGTTTGGAGGAATCGATGCTGCTCCGCGCTCTGCAAGCGTTACAGCAGGAACACAAAGCCGAAATCATCACCCTGGATGATGGACGAGGTGTCAAGTTCTTCTAA